A segment of the Bacillus pseudomycoides genome:
AAGAACCAAAGTTTTTCATTTTTGTATACACCTTTTAACTGTTCCATTAATGGTGTGTTCACTTTTCTCTCATTACGATCACCTAGTAAAAAATTCAGAAGTGCGAAGATAGCAAGTAAGATTAAAAAGGATTGGACAGTTGCTCTCCATCCAAATGAAGTCGCAATAACAGGTGCTAAGAAAGATGTAACTGCTGTTCCTGCATTACCTACACCGTAAATACCATTTACAAAACCGTGACGCTCTTTTGGATAATACTTCGGTAAAGACGTTACCCCTACAGAGAATACAGCTCCGCCAATCCCTGCAAATAAACCGCCAATAATTAAATCCATCATCGAATTCGCAATACTAATATAAAAGACAGGGAATAGTAAAATAATAAAGCTTATAAAGAATAATTTTCTCGCTCCGTAACGATTGGTCCAATAACCAATTGGTATTCGAAGCACAGATCCTAAAATAACGGGTACTGCTGTAACAAGGGAAATTTGTCCTGCTGTTAACGCAATGTCTGCTTTAATAAATGGCATTAACGAAGATAAAATCACCCAAACCATAAATCCAATAATAAGATTATAAGTTTGTAACCCTAACTGAAAATTCGGACTTCTCATCCTTTTCGCCTCCTATTTTGTTCAATGTTTCACAATATATGTTAATTCCCTCCAGTCTAATCACGTACTTCCGTGATTAGACTGAAAAAAATCAACCACCGCTCACTGGCGGAATCAATGCGACAACATCACCTGATTGTATTTTGTCATCTTCATTTGCATATTCCTCATTGATAGCGACCATAATTTGCTCTGAAACTGCGATATGATGTTCTTTTGTAATCATATCCTTTAATTCTGCAACGGTAATATTTTCACAGTCTATTTTTAGCTCGTTTGTTCCGGCTTCTTCTTGTAAATGCGCAAATAATAATACTTGAATCATTTTCTCATCTCCTTTCCAGGTTCTCCATTTGGATAATGCGTTTTTTCTAATTGATCACCAATCCATGAGTCTCCATCTTCCCAAGACTCTTTTTTCCAAATCGGAACAATTTGTTTAATGCGCTCCATGATGTATTCATTCGCTTCATACGCAGCTTTCCGGTGCGGAGTTGATACAGCAACAACAACGGCGATATCAGAAATTTGAAGTGTACCGATGCGATGTGTAATCGCAACATGTGTTCCAGGCCATTTTTCTTTCACTTCGCCTCCAATTTTCGTAAGCATTTTCTCTGCCATTGTCTTATAGGCCGCGTATTCTAAATATAATGTGCGGCGCCCTTTCGTAAACTCTCTTACAGTACCAATGAAAGTTGTCACAGCACCACATTCGCGGCGAATAACTTTATTTGTAACCCCTTCAATCGAAATTGGTGTATCTATCACTTCATAATACGTCTGTGTCATTTTGCACCCCTTACCGTTTGTACAAACCATTCCACATAAGCTTCTTCCTCTGATATATGAAATGTTTTATATGTTTCTCTTAAACTTTGTATGGTATCATCCCATGTGATAACTGCCATCACATTTTCCACTTTATTTAATAAAAAGATATCTTCAACTGAACGTAGCAAAACTACTTTTGGATAATTCTCTGCTTTATATCCTTCAATTAAAATGAGATCTACTTCAAAAAACTCATATAGTCGAATGATTTCCTGCAAAGGCCACTTATCCCGAAGAGAAGAAAGTGATAGTAATCCAGCTCCTTCTACACTGCTAACAACCGCACCCGCTTTCCTATGACGTTCACTATCCTTTTGTGGTACCTCAGGATAGCCACCATGTCCGTGATGCTTAATTGTGGCAACTTTCATTCCTTCTTGTGAAAAAGCTCGAATCAATTTCCCCGTGAGCGTCGTTTTCCCGCTATTTTGATAGCCAACTATTTGTAAGATTGGAGCGGTTCTGCCCACGGCCACTCACTTCCTTCGTTCGATTCTAGCAATAACACAGAAACCGTCATTCCTTCTTCAAATCCTCTTGTTCCTCCTGGTAGAACAATAAAAGCATTGCTATCTGCAAGAGAAGAAACCGCACTTGACTTATCAAGTCCTACTGGCATAACTTGTAGCTGTCCATTAACAAAATCTACTTTTCCTCTTACAAATCGCGTAAATGGATTTGCCTTTGGAAAGTCTTTCTGTAAAATCGCATCTGCTCGATATGCATGTGGTTCTTTCACATGCAGGAATGTTTGAACAACTGGATGAACGAGTAACTCAAAACCGACATAACAAGCAGACGGGTTACCTGATAATCCGAATAACAATTTCCCATTTACTTCAGCTACTGTTGTGACACTACCTGGTCTCATTGCGATTTTATTGAAAAGAACATTCGCATATAATTTTTCATAAATCGCAGGTAAGTGATCGTAATCACCTACCGAAACACCGCCTGTTGTAATCAAAATATCTACTTCATCCATCGCTGCTTTCACTGCTTCATAGCAAGCTTCTAACTCATCAGCAAGCTTTCCATAATACTTAACGATTCCGCCAACTCTAGCAATTTGAGCTGCAATCATGTAAGAGTTACTATTTCTAATCTTTCCTGGCTGAAGTGGTTCATGTACTTCTAGCAGTTCACTTCCCGTCGTTACAATTCCGACAACCGGCTGTTTCACAACCTTTACTGAACTGTAACCAAACGTCGCTAACAGTGCTGCTACACCCGGGTTAATCCTCGTACCTTTTTTCACAAGTATTTGATTTTGTCTCACATCTTCACCTTTAAACGAAACATTATCACCTGCTTGAAGAGCACGCTTTAACTTCATATACGTTTTTCCGCTTCTTTCAAGTCCTTCGGTAAGTTCTAACATTACAACCGCATCACAACCTTTTGGAATTGCTGCGCCTGTCATAATTCGAACAGCCTCGAAGGCCTTTACTTCATCTGTAAAGACAGAACCAGCTCCAATTTCTCCGATTACTTCAAACTCAATTGAATGATTTTGACTCGCCTCTTTTGTATCTTCCGCTCGAATCGCAAATCCATCATATGGAGAGCGGTCAAAATGCGGTACATCGTGATCTGCTACAACATCTTCTCCCAGAATTCTTCCGTAGCTTTCGGTGATAGAAACTGCTTCTATTTCACCTTGCTGAGCGTATTTCATCACCCTTGCTACTGCTTCAGCAACTGGAATTGGCACTCGTTTTTCTAACATTGTTTTCACCTCATATTTGCAAAATATCACATCTTGGTTACACTTTATATTGTACAATGCTAATCATAATAGCAATTACTTCAAGGAGGTATTCTATGTCTTCATTTACTCATTTCAATGACCAAGGCCGTGCAAAAATGGTCGATATTAGCGATAAAAAAACAACTGTGCGAACAGCAATTGCTCGCTCTAGCATCTTAGTTACGAAAGAAATTTATGATAAAATCTCTCAAAACGAAATTGGTAAGGGCGATGTATTAGCCGTTGCACAAATCGCCGGTATTATGGCTGCCAAACGCACTTCTGATATTATTCCAATGTGCCACCCCTTACTTCTAAAAGGCGTAGATGTCTCCTTCGACTGGGAAACAACGAAAGAACAGTATCGTTTACTTATTGAAGTAAAAGTCAAAACAGAAGGTAGCACCGGCGTTGAAATGGAAGCTTTAACAGCAGCTTCTGCAACTGCTCTTACCGTGTATGATATGTGTAAAGCTGTTGATAAAGGTATGATTATTGGCGAAACATATTTACTTGAAAAAACAGGCGGGAAGAGCGGAGACTACGTTAGAAATCCACATTCCTAATCCCTTGAACCTAAAGGTTTTCCTTTAGGTTCAACCTATATATCTTGCATACAATCGCTTCGCTACCGTCATATCATTCGTTCCGTGAACAAACGCTCTACCATCTGTAAATAAAACAAAACGATATTCATCAACCAGAAATGATAATAAATATGGCGTTGTTTTCACATCCACACTTTTTTGTAAGCGCTTTTCAATTTCTTCTAATTTAAGAGTTTGCGGAATTCCCGGACGGATTTGAACCGTATTTCGCCCACATAACACTTCCGTTTTCATTTGTGATTCAAACATTAAACTTGGGTACGTGCGCAGCTTTCCGCAAGATAAACACGTATCTTTTTTCTGCCTATTCACTTTAAATGCCATATGCTGATTGTTCCAAAGATCAAATGACAGCATCGTTTCACGAAGCGTTTCAAAATCTTCTACCAATATTTTAAGTGCTTCTGTCACTTGATGACTGGCAACTATTTGCACAGCTGGCTGTATAATTCCCGCCGTATCACATGTCACACCGCTTGATGGATGCTCCATTAGACAACGGAAACATGGTGTTTTTCCCGGGAGAATTGTATATGTGACGCCGTAGCTTCCAACGCATCCTCCATATATCCAAGGAATATTGTATTTTTGCGAAATGTCATTAATAAGAAGACGTGTCTCAAAATTATCAGTCGCATCTAATATTAAATCTACGTTTTTAATTAATTCTTCCATTTCTTGCACCGCTACATCCGTTATGACTGGTACGATTTCTACTTCAGAATTAATCTGCCTTAAGCGTTCAGCTGCTGCAACTGCTTTTGGCTTGTACTGCTTTGCATCTTCTTCTGTATATAACTGCTGCCTTTGCAAATTACTCCACTCAACATAATCACGGTCAGCAATGGTCAGTGTTCCAACTCCCGCTCTAACAAGCGCCTCTGCACTAGCTGCTCCTAGTGCACCTGCACCGATAATAAGTACATGCTTTTCTCTTATTTTACTTTGACCTGTCCCGCCAATCCCAGAAAATAACATTTGTCTTGAATAACGCTCCTGCACACTGCATCCCCCTTTCTTATCCTCCGATATAAGACATTTCAATTTTCGGACGATTATTTGCGCTTTCTTCAGTTCGCTCATCAGAATACCGATCCTGTCGATATTCCCATACATTTTGCACAACCTTTAATAAATCCGTATCCGAAATATCTTCTCTAAGCAAGCTTCTTAAATCTGTTCCTTTCGTTGCAAACAAACAAGTATAAAATTTACCATCTGCCGAAATTCGTGCTCTCGTACAAGAAGAACAGAAAGATTCAGAAACCGAAGTGATAAATCCAACTTCTGTATCACTGCCAACGTAACGATAACGCTTCGCAACTTCTCCAAAATAATGAAGATCTACAGGTTCAATTGGATATATCTGACTGATTTTCTCAATCAATTCTTGTTTCGTAATGACCTGTTCAAAATTCCATCCATTCGTACTGCCAACGTCCATAAACTCAATATAGCGGAGCGAAATTCCCTGTTCTTTGAAATAAGCGGCCATCGGAAGAATTTGACTATCGTTCATTCCCTTTTTCACGACCATATTTACTTTCACATCGAGTCCAGCTGCTTTTGCTGCGACAATCCCTTTCAGCACAGGTTTTGTACTAATATTCCGGCCGTTAATTTTGCGAAATACATCGTCCTCTATCGCATCTAAACTAACATTCACTCGGTGTAATCCAGCTTCCTTTAACGCCTTTGCTTGCTTTGTTAAATGAATTCCATTTGTTGTAAGTCCAATATCTGTTAAGCCCTCTAGCTTCGCAAGTCTTGCAATAAGCTTTGGCAAGTCTTTACGTAGTAAAGGTTCACCGCCTGTAAGCCTAATTTTCTTTACCCCCATGCCTACAAACATTTTTGCTAATCGTTCAATTTCATCAAATGTAAGCAAAAATTCTTCTTGCAAAAATGCATAATCAGGTCCGAATACTTCAGCTGGCATACAATATGTGCATCTGAAATTACAACGGTCAATGACAGAGATGCGTAGATCTTGAAGCGGACGCTGCAAAGAATCTGTAATCTTCTCGCGCATCGTCATCCCTCCTTTTCTGCTAAATTCTATCTGTCTTCATTCTATTATAATATATTTTCAAACTGCGATGTTATTGCTCAAGTTCTTTATTCACTTTCTATGTTTTTTAGTTGCCTCCATCATAAAAAAGAAGAAGAAAGTACGTTGTGATATTTCTCACATCAACTTCTTCATTCAAAATTTCTTCACAAATTCGTTCAAATTTTATTCACATCTCAGTTAAAATCACTGTATCACACTATTGGTGGGGCTACTACCAGTGTGGCTGAAGCCCCCACTGGTAGTAAAGTTTCACTTTATTTGTGTACGATACTCATTTCCCCACTCACGCATAAGTGTAATAATTGGTGTAAGAGACCTTCCGAATTCCGTTAAAGAATACTCCACTTTTGGCGGAACTTCTTTATATACTTCTCTGTGAATTACTCCAGCCGCCTCAAGTTCTCTTAGCTGCCTCGTTAGCATGCGCTGCGTGATGCCCGGCATCAATCGTACAAATTGATTAAAGCGAATCTCTTTGGCATTCATTAAATGAAATAAGATAACTCCCTTCCATTTCCCACCAATTACATCTAACGTTACTTCGACTGAACAACGATTTATCTCTTTCTGTTCCATTTTGTCACTCTCCATTAGTATACAAATTGATACTATATGCTAAAAATGTGCGTACTTACATCATTCATTTTACTATTGTAGAATCAATGTTGTAATCAACTTACTAAGAAAAAGTAAATTATCAAAGGTGGTTATTTAAATGGAACCTACAAAAGAAGAAATTTTAAAAGCGTATCAATTTCGACATGCTTGTAAAGAATTTGATGTAAATAAAAAAATCTCTGATGAAGATTTTCAATTTATTTTAGAAACAGGTCGCCTGTCTCCAAGTTCATTCGGTTTTGAACCTTGGAAATTTGTTGTGATTCAAAATCAAGATATTCGTAACAAACTTCTTCCTGTAGCATGGGGCGCTCAAAAACAGTTACCAACAGCAAGCCATTTTGTCGTTATATTAGCTCGTAAAAAAGAAGAAATGATTTATAACTCTTCCTATATTTCTAACTTTATGAAAAACATTCAGCAGCTCCCAGAGGAAGTCATAACAATGAAACGTGGTTTTTATAAGGAATTTCAAGAATCCGATTTCCAATTACTTGAAAGTGATCGTTCTATGTTTGATTGGGCTTCTAAGCAAACTTACATCGCTCTCGGGAATATGATGACTGCCGCTGCTCAAATCGGCATCGACTCTTGCCCCATTGAAGGATTCAATAAAGAGAAAGTAGAAGCTGTTTTAAAAGAAGAAGGTATTCTTTTAGACAAATCATTCGGTGTTTCTGTTTTAGTTGCTTTCGGTCATCGCTTGGAAGAACCGAAACGTGATAAAACTCGTCAAACAATGGATATGATTGTGGAATGGATTAAGTAATGTAAAAGAGTGTCTACAAAAGACACTCTTTTTTCCAGTATGAAATGTGCGCTTGTTCACAGCTAAATATTAACTTATCACCTATAATAAAAAGATATTTCTTGCATTTTCATCATGTTTACATCCAAAATAAGAAGTAGACTGCTTTTAAAAGAAAGGTGATTGCTGTGACAAACCGTACGGCATTATCAGAAGATTTAAAGGAATTACTTGCGTCTGTTGAATATAAAATGCAGATTAATAAAGGAAGTTATATTTTCCAGGAAGGTGTGGAGGCAAAAGAACTCTATATCATTCGCTCTGGAAAAGTGCAGATTAGTAAAATTAGTGCTGACGGACAGGAGTTAACACTTCGCATTTGTTCAACGCACGATATCATCGGAGAGTTAACATTATTTACGGACAATGCAAAGTATTTATTAAATGCGAAATGCCTTGAAAATGTTGAGGTTGGCGTAATTAAACGAGACGCTCTAGAAAAAGAATTGTTCCAAAAACCTGCTCTTGCATTTGAATTTATGAAATGGATTAGCGAGCATTTAAGGAGAATGCAAACGAAATTCCGTGATTTAGTGTTACATGGTAAAAAGGGGGCTCTTTATTCGACTCTTATTCGCATGACGAATAGTTATGGCGTATTAAAAGAAAACGGCATCCTTATCGATCTTCCTTTAACAAATCAAGAGCTTGCGAATTTCTGTGCAACCTCACGTGAAAGTGTCAACCGTATGTTAAACGATTTAAAAAAACAAGGAATTATTTCTATTCATAAAGGAAAAATCACGATTCATAATTTGCAATTTTTAAAATGCGAAATTGCTTGTGAAGATTGTCCTGCCTCTGTTTGTAGTATTGAGTAGCCTCTCTATTTGAGATGCTACTCTTTTTTCTTTCTCCTTTACTCTACAAAAAAGAATCGCTCTTCGATGTGAAAAATGTCACAACTTCCCAAAAAATGTTATAAAGTAAAACTTTAATCAGTGAGGGGTGTCTTCATCCCCCACTGATTATCTGCCCTCACCAATTGGACTTTTACGGGCAGCCCGAAAATAGCGGGATAAATCTGATTTTTGACAATCTGTTGAACTGTGATAGATATCACATCTCTATTTTGCACGCTCTCTTATATTGAAAGTAAGCAAGAGAGATGCAATAAAGGAGTGAACAGTATGAAAAAGAAACCTTCAGCATTAATGAAACGTTTAAAATATTTTTCTCCAATAAATCGCTATAACGACAATCATACACAAGAAACATATGAGGATCGAGAATGGGAAAACGTGTATAGAAAACGCTGGCAACACGATAAAGTAATTCGTTCTACACACGGTGTAAACTGCACTGGTTCTTGTAGCTGGAACATCTACGTAAAGGATGGGATTGTAACTTGGGAAGGTCAAGAACTGAACTATCCATCTACTGGCCCTGATATGCCAGACTTTGAACCACGAGGATGTCCACGTGGAGCAAGTTTTTCTTGGTACATTTATAGCCCACTTCGCGTGAAATATCCATATGTACGCGGTGTACTTTGGAATATGTGGCAAGAGGAACTACAAAATCACAAATCACCACTAGACGCTTGGAAAAGCATTGTGGAAAATCCTGAAAAAGCACGTACTTATAAGCAGGCACGTGGTAAAGGCGGATTCATCCGTGCTAGTTGGGATGAAGTATTACAACTTGTTGCCGCTTCTCTACTTTATACAGTGATCAAATACGGCCCAGACCGAAATGTTGGTTTCTCACCAATTCCAGCCATGTCGATGTTAAGTCATGCTGCTGGTAGCCGCTTTATGCAGCTCATGGGTGGTCCTATGCTTAGCTTCTATGATTGGTACGCTGATTTACCACCAGCTTCTCCACAAATTTGGGGTGATCAAACAGATGTACCAGAAAGTAGTGACTGGTATAACTCTGGCTACATTATGACATGGGGTTCAAATGTACCAATGACAAGAACACCAGACGCCCACTTCTTAGCAGAGGTGCGCTATAAAGGAACGAAAGTTGTTTCTGTAAGTCCTGACTTTGCGGAATCTACAAAGTTTGCCGATGATTGGATTAGCGTAAAACAAGGTACAGACGGAGCACTTGCAATGGCAATGGGACACGTCATCTTACAAGAATTTTACGTGGACAACCAAGTGGAATACTTCACAAATTATGCAAAACAATATACTGATTTCCCGTTCTTTGTCACATTAAAACAACAAGGAGACCAATTTGTTGCAGACCGTTTCTTAAACGCGAATGATATTGGCCGTGAAACAAAGCTTGGTGAATGGAAACCTGTTCTTTGGAACGATAACACGAAAGATTTTGCAACACCTCATGGCACAATGGGTTCACGCTGGGATAACGAAAAGAAATGGAACTTGCGTTTAGAAGATGAACAAACAGGCGAAAAAATTAATCCCCGCCTTTCCTTACTCGGTATGGAAGATGCTGTTGGAACTGTACAAATCCCATACTTCTCTGATGATGGAAACAAAGTATTAGAGCGTACCATTCCAATGAAAAAAATCACGACAGAAGAAGGCGAAATTTACGTTACAACTGTATACGACTTAACGCTAGCAAACTACGGTGTTAACCGCGGACTTGGGGGGCAAGAACCGAAAGACTTTAATGATGATGTGCCATTTACACCAGCATGGCAAGAAAAAATGACCGGAGTAAAACGAGAACTTATTATTCAAATCGCTCGTGAATTTGCCCAAAATGCTGTTGATACAAATGGACGCTCGATGATTATTGTCGGCGCTGGTATTAACCATTGGTTTAACTCTGATACAATTTACCGCGCGGTTCTAAACCTTGTTCTTCTCGTTGGTGCACAAGGTGTAAACGGCGGCGGTTGGGCGCATTATGTTGGGCAAGAAAAACTACGACCAGCAGAAGGTTGGCAAACGATTGCAATGGCAAAAGACTGGCAAGGTCCGCCGAAACTGCAAAACGGCACATCCTTCTTCTATTTCGTAACAGATCAATGGCGTTATGAAGATACACCAGTCGGCCACCTAGCATCGCCAGTTGTCGGCAACTCACGCTATCAACACCACGGTGATTACAACGTGTTAGCTGCTCGTCTTGGTTGGTTACCTTCTTACCCAACATTTGAGAAAAACGGAATTGAATTATATAAAGAAGCTGTCGCTAGTGGCGCAACAACACAGGAAGAAATCGGAAAATATGTTGCACAAAAGCTAAAAGATAAAGAATTGAAATTTGCAATTGAAGACCCTGATAACAAAAATAACTTCCCGCGTAACTTATTCGTATGGCGTGCAAACTTAATTTCAAGTTCCGGTAAAGGACACGAGTATTTCTTAAAACATTTATTAGGTACAACAAACGGATTAATGAACGACGATAGCGATTCATTACGACCAGAAGAAATAAAATGGCATGAAGAAGCACCTGAAGGAAAGCTTGATCTACTAATCAACTTAGATTTCCGTATGGCTGGAACAGCACTGTATTCTGATATCGTCCTTCCTGCCTCAACTTGGTATGAAAAACACGATTTAAGTAGTACAGATATGCATCCGTTCGTGCATCCATTTAATCCAGCAATCGGTTCACCATGGGAAGCGCGCTCTGACTGGGATATTTTCTCCTCCCTTTCTAAAGCTGTTTCAGATTTAGCTACAGAACTTGACCTTGAACCAATGAAAGAAGTTGTCGCAACACCACTTCTTCATGATACACCGCAAGAATTAGCACAGCCACTTGGCAAGATTAAAGATTGGAGCAAAGGTGAGTGTGAACCAATCCCAGGAAAAACAATGCCGCAAATTCATGTTGTAGAACGAGATTATAAAACGATTTATGACAAGATGACAGCGCTTGGACCAAACGCTGGGAAGCAACCAATTGGTACGAAAGGGATTTCTTGGTCTGCAGAAAAAGAATATGAACAATTAAAGAGTCGACTAGGCGTGATTCGCACTAATTCTATCGCCAAAGGATGCCCTGACATAACAGAAGCCATCAATGCTGCTGAGGCAGTGTTAACTCTTTCTTCTACAACAAACGGTCATATGGCTGTAAAAGCTTGGGAAGCTCTTGAAAAACAAACAGATTTACAGCTTCGTGATTTAGCAGAAGAACGCGAAGAAGAATGCTTCACATTTGAACAAATTACCGCGCAGCCAAAAACGGTAATTACTTCCCCTGCCTTTACTGGTTCTGAAAAAGGAGGACGTCGTTATTCACCATTTACAACAAATGTTGAGCGCCTTATCCCTTGGAGAACGCTAACTGGTCGACAATCGTTCTACTTAGATCACGACATGATGAAGGAATTCGGTGAAACAATGGCAACATTCAAGCCAATCTTGCAGCATAAACCGTTCCGTAAATCACGTCCTGACGTAGAAGGAAAAGAAATTACGTTGAACTATTTAACACCGCATAATAAGTGGTCGATTCATAGTATGTACTTCGATTCCTTACCGATGCTAACACTATTTAGAGGTGGCCCAACTGTTTGGATGAACAAAGATGATGCTGCCGAAGCTGGCGTAGCCGATAACGATTGGATCGAATGCTTCAACCGTAACGGTGTTGTTGTTGCACGTGCCGTTGTAACACACCGCATACCAAGAGGAATGGCCTTTATGCACCACGCACAAGATCGTCACATTAACGTGCCTGGTACAAAATTAACGAGCAACCGCGGCGGAACACATAATAGTCCAACACGTATTCACGTGAAACCAACACATATGATTGGTGGATACGGCCAATTAAGCTATGGATTTAACTACTATGGTCCAACTGGGAACCAGCGTGACTTAAACGTCGTAATCCGCAAACTGAAGGAGGTAGATTGGCTTGAAGATTAAAGCGCAAGTCGGAATGGTAATGAACCTAGATAAATGCATCGGCTGCCACACTTGTAGCGTAACATGCAAAAACACCTGGACGAATCGTCCAGGTGCTGAATATATGTATTTCAACAACGTAGAGACAAAGCCCGGTATCGGTTATCCAAAACAATGGGAAGATCAAGAAAAATATAATGGCGGCTGGGAATTAAAAAATGGTGAAATCCAGCTCAAGTCGGGTTCCAAAATGAAGCGTCTCATGAATATTTTCCATAATCCAGATCAACCAACGATTGATGATTACTTTGAACCTTGGAACTATGATTATGAAACATTAACAAACAGCCCGCAGCGTAAACATCAGCCAGTAGCTCGCCCGAAGTCAGCAATTACTGGCGAATTTATCGACAAAATTGAATGGGGACCAAACTGGGAAGATGATTTAGCAGGTGGACATATAACAGGATTACAAGATCCGAACGTCAAGAAAATGGAAGAAGATATTAAAACAGATTTTGAGAACGTCTTTATGATGTACTTACCTCGCATTTGCGAACACTGTATGAATCCATCTTGCGTATCTTCTTGTCCATCTGGCGCAATGTATAAACGTGAAGAAGATGGGATTGTCCTTGTTGATCAAAATGCATGCCGTGCTTGGCGATTCTGTGTATCTTCTTGCCCATATAAGAAAGTATATTTCAACTGGCAAACAAATAAAGCAGAAAAATGTACAATGTGCTTCCCCCGTATTGAAGCTGGTATGCCAACAATCTGCT
Coding sequences within it:
- a CDS encoding molybdenum cofactor biosynthesis protein MoaE; this translates as MTQTYYEVIDTPISIEGVTNKVIRRECGAVTTFIGTVREFTKGRRTLYLEYAAYKTMAEKMLTKIGGEVKEKWPGTHVAITHRIGTLQISDIAVVVAVSTPHRKAAYEANEYIMERIKQIVPIWKKESWEDGDSWIGDQLEKTHYPNGEPGKEMRK
- a CDS encoding NAD(P)H-dependent oxidoreductase; the protein is MEPTKEEILKAYQFRHACKEFDVNKKISDEDFQFILETGRLSPSSFGFEPWKFVVIQNQDIRNKLLPVAWGAQKQLPTASHFVVILARKKEEMIYNSSYISNFMKNIQQLPEEVITMKRGFYKEFQESDFQLLESDRSMFDWASKQTYIALGNMMTAAAQIGIDSCPIEGFNKEKVEAVLKEEGILLDKSFGVSVLVAFGHRLEEPKRDKTRQTMDMIVEWIK
- the moaD gene encoding molybdopterin converting factor subunit 1; translated protein: MIQVLLFAHLQEEAGTNELKIDCENITVAELKDMITKEHHIAVSEQIMVAINEEYANEDDKIQSGDVVALIPPVSGG
- a CDS encoding molybdopterin-synthase adenylyltransferase MoeB, which gives rise to MQERYSRQMLFSGIGGTGQSKIREKHVLIIGAGALGAASAEALVRAGVGTLTIADRDYVEWSNLQRQQLYTEEDAKQYKPKAVAAAERLRQINSEVEIVPVITDVAVQEMEELIKNVDLILDATDNFETRLLINDISQKYNIPWIYGGCVGSYGVTYTILPGKTPCFRCLMEHPSSGVTCDTAGIIQPAVQIVASHQVTEALKILVEDFETLRETMLSFDLWNNQHMAFKVNRQKKDTCLSCGKLRTYPSLMFESQMKTEVLCGRNTVQIRPGIPQTLKLEEIEKRLQKSVDVKTTPYLLSFLVDEYRFVLFTDGRAFVHGTNDMTVAKRLYARYIG
- a CDS encoding NarK/NasA family nitrate transporter gives rise to the protein MRSPNFQLGLQTYNLIIGFMVWVILSSLMPFIKADIALTAGQISLVTAVPVILGSVLRIPIGYWTNRYGARKLFFISFIILLFPVFYISIANSMMDLIIGGLFAGIGGAVFSVGVTSLPKYYPKERHGFVNGIYGVGNAGTAVTSFLAPVIATSFGWRATVQSFLILLAIFALLNFLLGDRNERKVNTPLMEQLKGVYKNEKLWFLCIFYFLTFGSFVAFTVYLPNFLVSHFELEKVDAGMRTAGFIVLATIMRPIGGWLGDKFNPFKILIFVFIGLTLSGIILSFMPSMNVYTFGCLLVAFCAGIGNGTIFKLVPMYFSEQAGVVNGLVAALGGLGGFFPPLILTLLFQLTGHYAIGFMALSEVALACLIITVWMYSQEKLLVMLNSK
- the moaA gene encoding GTP 3',8-cyclase MoaA, producing the protein MREKITDSLQRPLQDLRISVIDRCNFRCTYCMPAEVFGPDYAFLQEEFLLTFDEIERLAKMFVGMGVKKIRLTGGEPLLRKDLPKLIARLAKLEGLTDIGLTTNGIHLTKQAKALKEAGLHRVNVSLDAIEDDVFRKINGRNISTKPVLKGIVAAKAAGLDVKVNMVVKKGMNDSQILPMAAYFKEQGISLRYIEFMDVGSTNGWNFEQVITKQELIEKISQIYPIEPVDLHYFGEVAKRYRYVGSDTEVGFITSVSESFCSSCTRARISADGKFYTCLFATKGTDLRSLLREDISDTDLLKVVQNVWEYRQDRYSDERTEESANNRPKIEMSYIGG
- a CDS encoding helix-turn-helix domain-containing protein, with the translated sequence MEQKEINRCSVEVTLDVIGGKWKGVILFHLMNAKEIRFNQFVRLMPGITQRMLTRQLRELEAAGVIHREVYKEVPPKVEYSLTEFGRSLTPIITLMREWGNEYRTQIK
- the moaC gene encoding cyclic pyranopterin monophosphate synthase MoaC — translated: MSSFTHFNDQGRAKMVDISDKKTTVRTAIARSSILVTKEIYDKISQNEIGKGDVLAVAQIAGIMAAKRTSDIIPMCHPLLLKGVDVSFDWETTKEQYRLLIEVKVKTEGSTGVEMEALTAASATALTVYDMCKAVDKGMIIGETYLLEKTGGKSGDYVRNPHS
- the glp gene encoding gephyrin-like molybdotransferase Glp, translating into MLEKRVPIPVAEAVARVMKYAQQGEIEAVSITESYGRILGEDVVADHDVPHFDRSPYDGFAIRAEDTKEASQNHSIEFEVIGEIGAGSVFTDEVKAFEAVRIMTGAAIPKGCDAVVMLELTEGLERSGKTYMKLKRALQAGDNVSFKGEDVRQNQILVKKGTRINPGVAALLATFGYSSVKVVKQPVVGIVTTGSELLEVHEPLQPGKIRNSNSYMIAAQIARVGGIVKYYGKLADELEACYEAVKAAMDEVDILITTGGVSVGDYDHLPAIYEKLYANVLFNKIAMRPGSVTTVAEVNGKLLFGLSGNPSACYVGFELLVHPVVQTFLHVKEPHAYRADAILQKDFPKANPFTRFVRGKVDFVNGQLQVMPVGLDKSSAVSSLADSNAFIVLPGGTRGFEEGMTVSVLLLESNEGSEWPWAEPLQSYK
- the mobB gene encoding molybdopterin-guanine dinucleotide biosynthesis protein B, yielding MAVGRTAPILQIVGYQNSGKTTLTGKLIRAFSQEGMKVATIKHHGHGGYPEVPQKDSERHRKAGAVVSSVEGAGLLSLSSLRDKWPLQEIIRLYEFFEVDLILIEGYKAENYPKVVLLRSVEDIFLLNKVENVMAVITWDDTIQSLRETYKTFHISEEEAYVEWFVQTVRGAK